The Mycolicibacterium gilvum genome contains a region encoding:
- the brxL gene encoding BREX system Lon protease-like protein BrxL: MTEQKDLAVADDDDSDGLGGGPSAVPPMKSTLDQKINDVFGGAVVRKDLVKAVKGNAIVPSFVLEYLLGQYAASDDEATIQSGIESVRKILADHYVHRNQAELVKSHIREKGRYRVIDKVQVQLNEKDDTYEAEFANLGIKQVIVAPATIKAHPKLLVGGVWCICDIEYQHSDNARVVPWILGSIKPIQLSNFDFDGYVASRRKFTTDEWIDLLIQSIGFNPEMFGRRAKLIQLVRLIPFVERNYNLVELGPKGTGKSHIFSEFSPHGMLISGGEITVAKLFVNNSNGRLGLVGYWDVVAFDEFAGKKKRTDKALVDIMKNYMANKSFSRGVETLGAEASMVFVGNTSHNVPYMLKHSDLFDELPESYHDSAYLDRLHFYIPGWEVDTIRGEMFSEGYGFVVDYIAEVLKSMRDSDFSDRYQQHFTLGSDISTRDRDGIHKTFSGLMKILHPHGQATTEETEEILRFAIEGRKRVKDQILRIDSTMADVKFGYLDKTGEWRSVTTLEEDEYPVYYHQRRRTDDQSGESSDGEEPKPAATPTVDDPPKSKPLFEGHREFQENQRGVSYENLLLPYLRSATELTIVDPYIRAPHQGRNLVDLLAVLASAKDPADEISVTLVTKADKPEYEQQQLLMLKAIQDGAASVGIKFNVKWDESIHDRSIRANNGWKILLGRGLDIFQKGSGSQFDIGSRRQEFRQVVAFGVTYIRQADGD, encoded by the coding sequence ATGACCGAGCAGAAAGACTTAGCCGTGGCGGATGACGACGACTCGGACGGATTGGGTGGCGGGCCCTCGGCAGTCCCTCCGATGAAGTCAACACTCGACCAAAAGATCAACGATGTCTTCGGCGGCGCGGTCGTGCGCAAGGACCTTGTGAAGGCCGTCAAGGGCAACGCAATCGTGCCGTCATTCGTGTTGGAGTACCTGCTGGGCCAATACGCCGCTTCCGACGACGAGGCGACTATTCAGTCAGGCATCGAGAGCGTCCGCAAGATTCTCGCCGACCACTACGTCCACCGCAACCAAGCCGAACTCGTGAAGTCTCACATCCGCGAAAAAGGCCGTTACCGCGTTATCGACAAGGTCCAGGTCCAGCTCAACGAAAAGGACGATACCTACGAGGCCGAGTTTGCAAACCTGGGCATCAAGCAGGTGATTGTCGCGCCGGCGACCATCAAGGCTCACCCCAAGCTGTTGGTCGGCGGCGTCTGGTGCATCTGCGATATCGAGTACCAGCACAGTGACAACGCGCGCGTGGTTCCGTGGATCTTGGGCTCCATCAAGCCGATTCAGCTGTCCAACTTTGACTTCGACGGCTATGTCGCTTCGCGTCGCAAGTTCACGACCGACGAGTGGATCGACCTGCTGATCCAATCCATCGGCTTCAACCCTGAGATGTTCGGCCGACGAGCCAAGCTGATCCAACTCGTGAGGCTTATCCCGTTCGTTGAACGCAACTATAACCTCGTCGAGCTGGGCCCCAAGGGCACCGGCAAGTCGCACATCTTCTCGGAGTTCTCGCCACACGGCATGCTCATCTCCGGTGGTGAGATCACCGTTGCAAAGCTATTCGTGAACAACTCCAACGGGCGGCTCGGGCTGGTTGGTTACTGGGACGTGGTGGCTTTCGACGAGTTCGCGGGCAAGAAGAAGCGCACTGACAAGGCGCTCGTCGACATCATGAAGAACTATATGGCAAACAAATCGTTCTCCCGTGGTGTCGAAACACTCGGCGCCGAGGCATCAATGGTGTTCGTGGGCAACACATCCCACAACGTGCCCTACATGCTCAAACACTCGGATCTCTTCGACGAGCTCCCCGAAAGCTATCACGACTCGGCCTACCTCGACCGCCTGCACTTCTACATCCCCGGATGGGAAGTGGACACCATCCGCGGTGAGATGTTCTCCGAGGGTTACGGTTTCGTCGTCGACTACATCGCAGAAGTGCTCAAGTCTATGCGTGACTCGGACTTCTCTGACCGCTACCAACAGCACTTCACGCTCGGCTCCGACATCTCGACCCGGGATCGCGATGGCATCCACAAGACCTTCTCTGGGCTGATGAAGATCCTCCACCCCCACGGGCAAGCCACGACGGAGGAAACCGAGGAGATCCTGCGGTTCGCCATCGAGGGCCGCAAACGCGTAAAAGACCAAATCCTCCGCATCGACTCGACAATGGCCGACGTCAAATTCGGCTACCTCGACAAGACCGGCGAATGGCGTTCTGTCACCACGCTCGAAGAGGACGAGTACCCGGTCTACTACCACCAACGCCGGCGAACGGACGACCAATCCGGCGAGTCCTCGGACGGTGAGGAACCCAAGCCTGCTGCCACTCCGACTGTTGATGACCCCCCGAAGTCCAAGCCGCTGTTCGAGGGGCATCGAGAGTTTCAGGAGAACCAACGCGGCGTCTCTTACGAAAATCTGCTGCTGCCTTACCTTCGCAGCGCCACCGAACTCACCATCGTCGACCCGTACATTCGCGCGCCGCACCAGGGCCGCAACCTCGTTGATCTCCTTGCCGTGCTGGCGTCTGCGAAGGACCCCGCCGACGAGATCTCCGTGACCTTGGTGACGAAGGCGGACAAACCCGAGTACGAGCAGCAACAGTTGTTGATGCTCAAGGCTATTCAAGACGGGGCAGCCTCAGTCGGGATCAAATTCAACGTCAAATGGGACGAGTCCATTCACGACAGATCCATACGAGCAAACAACGGCTGGAAGATCCTCCTCGGTCGCGGTCTCGACATCTTCCAGAAAGGCTCAGGCAGCCAGTTCGACATCGGCTCGCGCCGCCAGGAGTTCAGGCAGGTCGTTGCGTTCGGGGTCACGTATATCCGGCAGGCCGATGGTGATTGA
- a CDS encoding SIR2 family protein has protein sequence MIKQSITTTDAHVVREHLSSLLQVKNLVVLLGSGASFHLGSPQTRNLSNQKVLELITSAGGAASGTDAALLSVINPSDNGDLEQLLNGLQLATSLARQAGQGSVALGTGGDAKTYPNEQVESLRRSINRALADACRLPAETATLEPPFDSDPLRAHRTFLSRIVRSRRSNLPRPRIFTTNYDLVIERALDELGFPYIDGFSGTVDRRLNLAYYGLDFHRVETTTQTVVARAEGALYLHKVHGSLNWRSSVERDPLTGLESLEVRQSADAAVGDDLVLIYPTAAKESDSLAYPYSDLLRLLGDAVQQEDTAILAVGYGFADPHINRLLLRSLASNPALNVFVADPKAVLSDEDLVTVTDNADALGGSLAETGVTPKSTAIAALAMGADSRIAVLTGDFGKFSELAELMPDTGTQGSVSPPAAITSLIEALERATSRVTPPLAGDDGP, from the coding sequence GTGATCAAACAATCGATTACGACTACCGATGCGCACGTGGTGCGTGAACATCTCAGTTCCCTTCTGCAGGTGAAGAACCTAGTTGTACTCCTGGGATCCGGGGCCTCATTCCATCTGGGCTCACCCCAGACTCGCAACCTGAGTAATCAGAAAGTCCTGGAACTAATCACCAGCGCTGGAGGTGCAGCAAGCGGTACCGACGCCGCGCTTCTAAGTGTCATCAATCCATCAGACAACGGGGACCTCGAGCAGTTGCTCAACGGGCTGCAACTCGCCACTTCACTTGCGAGACAAGCTGGTCAGGGTTCGGTAGCACTCGGCACAGGGGGCGATGCCAAGACATACCCGAACGAACAGGTCGAGAGTTTGCGCCGCAGCATCAACCGAGCCCTGGCAGACGCGTGCCGCTTGCCAGCCGAGACTGCAACATTGGAACCGCCGTTTGATTCGGATCCTCTACGCGCGCATCGAACATTTCTGTCGCGGATTGTCCGCAGCCGCCGGTCGAACCTTCCGCGCCCCCGCATCTTCACTACTAACTACGACCTCGTGATTGAGCGAGCTCTCGACGAACTTGGCTTTCCTTACATCGACGGCTTCAGCGGGACCGTGGATCGTCGCTTGAACCTCGCCTATTACGGCCTGGACTTCCACCGAGTCGAAACGACCACCCAAACGGTCGTCGCACGTGCTGAAGGAGCTCTCTACCTTCACAAAGTGCATGGCAGTCTGAACTGGCGCTCATCCGTCGAGCGGGATCCGCTCACCGGGCTGGAGTCGTTGGAAGTCCGGCAGAGCGCAGATGCCGCTGTCGGCGACGATCTCGTGCTCATCTACCCGACTGCCGCCAAGGAATCCGACTCCCTGGCCTATCCCTACTCTGATCTTCTCCGACTCCTCGGAGATGCTGTACAGCAAGAAGATACGGCGATCCTTGCCGTTGGCTATGGATTCGCTGACCCTCACATCAACCGCCTATTGCTGCGCAGTCTTGCAAGTAATCCTGCACTCAACGTCTTCGTTGCCGACCCAAAGGCGGTGCTGAGCGACGAGGATCTGGTGACAGTGACAGACAATGCGGATGCTCTTGGCGGATCGTTGGCAGAGACAGGTGTAACACCGAAATCTACGGCGATAGCTGCACTTGCGATGGGCGCCGATTCGCGCATTGCTGTTCTTACCGGCGACTTCGGCAAGTTCTCTGAGCTTGCCGAATTAATGCCGGATACAGGCACCCAGGGCAGTGTCAGCCCGCCCGCAGCGATTACGAGCTTGATCGAAGCCCTTGAGCGAGCGACGAGCCGGGTTACCCCGCCGCTTGCTGGAGACGACGGGCCATGA